The Ruminococcus bovis genome includes a region encoding these proteins:
- a CDS encoding leucine-rich repeat protein: MKKMISIILSVLMMVSAFYVATVSADTTNEKSGNSLNCKWSFNDKNGTLTISGNGKMADYSYDVDDPDGYDDYDDVFKVTPNTPWKNYVTKIKTVVVENGVKNIGNLAFMNCTNLATVKIAGSVSSVGFLSFANCRKLTNISLPKNLTSIQSFAFMNCKILSKVTIPNSNVKMNIDSNVFFGCSSLKSFYIPKQVYRIGDGAFSCPNLTKITVDKNNKYFVSVNDVLYKAGKKYLIQYAPGKKNTRFIIPSTVNRMDVASFMYCKNLKSVTLSKSIKWIEQNNFAYCTNLETIVIPKSVTVVSSESFYKCNKLRVVFYDGSKKQWAKIDKSTEINLLKATVAYNSAKSAVVLNSKSLTVKKGKTVQLKGYVYYRNGKVSKSVKYKTSNLKIATVNSKGKVIGKKKGTCYVTVSAKSNSKVYTKCKVVVK, encoded by the coding sequence ATGAAAAAAATGATAAGTATTATTTTATCAGTATTGATGATGGTTAGTGCATTTTATGTTGCTACAGTATCGGCAGATACAACCAATGAAAAATCAGGTAATTCACTAAATTGTAAGTGGTCATTTAATGATAAGAATGGTACACTGACAATATCAGGCAATGGTAAAATGGCTGATTATAGTTACGATGTTGATGACCCTGATGGTTATGATGATTATGATGATGTTTTTAAGGTTACACCTAATACACCATGGAAGAATTATGTAACTAAAATCAAGACTGTTGTAGTAGAAAATGGTGTGAAGAATATAGGCAACCTTGCTTTTATGAACTGTACAAACTTAGCTACTGTGAAAATAGCCGGTAGTGTATCATCAGTAGGTTTCCTTTCATTTGCAAATTGCAGAAAGCTAACTAACATTTCATTACCAAAGAATTTAACATCTATTCAAAGTTTTGCTTTTATGAATTGTAAAATACTTTCTAAAGTTACAATTCCTAATAGCAATGTAAAAATGAATATTGACAGTAATGTATTCTTTGGTTGCTCAAGCTTAAAGAGCTTCTATATTCCTAAGCAAGTTTACAGAATCGGTGATGGTGCTTTTAGTTGTCCTAACTTAACTAAGATTACTGTTGACAAGAATAACAAGTACTTTGTTTCTGTTAATGATGTGCTATATAAAGCCGGTAAGAAGTACCTTATTCAATATGCTCCCGGTAAAAAGAATACAAGATTTATAATTCCATCAACAGTAAATAGGATGGATGTTGCATCATTTATGTATTGTAAAAATCTAAAGTCAGTTACATTGTCAAAGTCAATAAAGTGGATTGAACAAAACAATTTTGCTTATTGTACGAACCTTGAAACTATTGTAATTCCAAAAAGTGTTACTGTTGTTTCATCTGAGTCATTCTATAAGTGTAACAAGCTGAGAGTTGTCTTTTATGATGGTTCTAAGAAGCAATGGGCTAAGATAGATAAATCTACTGAAATTAACTTATTAAAGGCTACAGTAGCTTATAACAGTGCAAAATCAGCAGTAGTATTAAATTCTAAGTCACTTACAGTTAAGAAAGGCAAAACTGTTCAGCTTAAGGGTTATGTTTACTATAGAAATGGCAAAGTTAGTAAGAGCGTAAAGTACAAAACTTCTAATTTAAAGATTGCTACAGTTAATAGTAAGGGAAAGGTAATCGGAAAGAAAAAAGGTACTTGCTATGTTACAGTTAGTGCAAAGAGTAATAGCAAGGTCTATACAAAGTGTAAAGTTGTAGTAAAATAA
- a CDS encoding LL-diaminopimelate aminotransferase, with protein MKVNRNFDNLVPNYLFAEIAKRVNEYCSANPDKKVIKLGIGDVTLPLPKIAVEALKKGADDLGNKETFKGYPDYEGYEFVRKAVSDYYNTFGVKVDPSEILITDGAKSDSGNIGDIFDKDNTVLVTDPVYPVYVDSNIMAGRKIIYADSNESNGFCAMPNEDVKADIIYLCSPNNPTGSAYSYDQLKTWVDYANKNDAIIIFDAAYEAFITDDSPRSIFAVEGARTCAIELCSLSKTAGFTGTRCGYTIIPKELERDGKNIYKLWYRREATKFNGVSWPVQCAAAAVLSEEGQKEFKENISYYQENAKIIASAMDELGIYYTGGKNSPYIWLKCPNGMGSWEFFDYLLENANVVGTPGEGFGKNGEGYFRLTSFGDRENTIEAVRRIKELLSK; from the coding sequence ATGAAGGTAAATAGAAATTTTGACAATCTAGTTCCTAACTATCTTTTTGCTGAAATTGCAAAGAGAGTTAATGAATATTGTAGTGCTAACCCTGACAAAAAGGTTATTAAGCTAGGTATCGGTGATGTTACACTACCACTACCTAAGATTGCAGTTGAAGCACTTAAGAAAGGTGCTGACGACCTAGGCAACAAGGAAACTTTCAAGGGTTATCCTGACTATGAAGGTTATGAATTTGTAAGAAAAGCTGTTTCTGACTACTACAACACATTTGGTGTAAAGGTTGACCCATCAGAAATTCTTATTACAGATGGTGCAAAGTCTGACTCAGGTAACATTGGTGATATTTTCGATAAGGACAATACAGTTCTTGTAACAGATCCTGTATACCCTGTATATGTTGACAGTAACATTATGGCCGGTAGAAAAATTATCTATGCTGATTCTAACGAATCTAATGGTTTCTGTGCTATGCCTAACGAAGATGTAAAGGCTGACATTATCTACCTTTGCTCTCCTAACAACCCAACAGGTTCAGCTTACTCATATGACCAGCTAAAGACTTGGGTTGACTATGCTAACAAGAATGATGCAATTATTATCTTTGATGCAGCATATGAAGCATTTATCACAGATGACTCTCCAAGAAGTATCTTTGCAGTTGAAGGTGCAAGAACTTGTGCTATTGAACTTTGCTCACTATCAAAGACTGCCGGTTTCACAGGTACTCGTTGTGGTTACACAATCATTCCTAAGGAACTTGAAAGAGATGGCAAGAACATTTACAAGCTATGGTACAGAAGAGAAGCTACTAAGTTTAATGGTGTTTCATGGCCTGTACAGTGTGCAGCTGCTGCAGTTCTTTCTGAAGAAGGTCAGAAAGAATTTAAGGAAAACATTAGCTACTATCAGGAAAATGCAAAGATTATCGCTTCAGCAATGGACGAACTAGGCATTTACTACACAGGTGGTAAAAACTCACCTTACATTTGGCTAAAATGTCCTAACGGTATGGGTAGCTGGGAATTCTTTGATTACCTACTTGAAAATGCTAATGTTGTTGGTACACCTGGTGAAGGCTTTGGTAAGAACGGTGAAGGTTACTTCCGTCTAACTTCATTTGGTGATAGAGAAAACACTATCGAAGCAGTTAGAAGAATTAAGGAACTACTATCTAAGTAA